TTGCGTGGCGGGATTAACGAAACGTCGATCTCTTCATACGAGATATCGACTTCCCCTGCGTTGTAACGTGCCATCGTCGTCTTCATGAACTTGTCGTCATCACGTTCCGGGAAGTCCGGTTTGTAATGAGCGCCACGGCTCTCGTCACGTTTCAACGCGCCAAGCGTGATGACGCGCGCGAGGTCGAGCATGTGGTCGAGTTGTCGGATGAACGATGCCCCTTGGTTGCTCCAGCGAGCCGTGTCGGTCGCGGAGATGTTGTTATAGCGTTCACGAAGCTCACGGAGTTTGAGGTCCGTCGCCTCGAGCTTGTCGTTGTAACGAACGACCGTGACGTTGTCGGTCATGAGTTCGCCGAGCTCACGGTGGATTTGATACGCGTTTTCCGTACCGTCCATCGCGAGGATGTCATTGAACCGCTCGATTTCTTCACGTTCGTTGAAGTTGAAGAGCGCTTCTGCCACGCTCTCTGTCGCCTGGTCGAGACCGCGCATGTAGTGAACGGCCGCCGGACCGGCTTCCATCCCGCCGTATACGGCAGACAAGAGCGAGTTGGCCCCGAGACGGTTCGCACCGTGCATCGAGTAATCGCACTCACCGGCTGCGAACAGGCCTGGGATGTTTGTCATCTGATCGTAGTCGACCCATAGTCCGCCCATCGAATAGTGAACGGCCGGGAAGATCTTCATCGGGACTTTTCGTGGATCGTCGCCGACGAACTTCTCGTAAATCTCAAGGATCCCGCCGAGCTTGATGTCGAGCTCTTTTGAGTCTTTATGCGACAAATCGAGGTACACCATGTTCTCGCCGTTGACGCCGAGCTTTTGGTTGACACAGACGTCGAAGATCTCACGCGTCGCGATATCACGCGGCACGAGGTTTCCGTAGGCCGGATACTTCTCTTCAAGGAAGTACCATGGCTTACCGTCTTTATACGTCCAGACACGTCCGCCTTCACCGCGCGCCGATTCACTCATGAGACGAAGCTTGTCGTCCCCCGGGATCGCCGTCGGGTGGATTTGGATGAACTCACCGTTCGCATAGACCGCACCTTGACGATAGACTGCTCCAGCCGCTTGGCCGGTGTTGATGACCGAGTTCGTCGATTTGCCGAAGATGACACCTGGGCCGCCTGTCGCGAGGATGACCGCGTCCGATGGGAACGCTTTAATTTCCATCGAGCGCAAATCCTGACAGACCGCACCACGGCACACACCTGCTTCATCGATGATGGCCCGGAGGAACTCCCAGCCTTCATACTTCTCGACGAGCCCTTGCGCCTCGTAGCGACGAACCTGCTCGTCTAGTGCGTACAGGAGCTGTTGCCCCGTCGTCGCACCGGCGTAAGCCGTACGGTGATGGAGCGTACCGCCGAAACGACGGAAGTCGAGAAGACCTTCTGGCGTCCGGTTGAACATGACGCCCATGCGGTCGAACATATGGATGATCTTCGGTGCCGCTTCCGCCATCTTTTGGACCGGCGGTTGGTTGGCGAGGAAGTCGCCCCCATAGACCGTGTCATCAAAGTGTTGCCAAGGAGAATCCCCTTCCCCTTTCGTGTTGACGGCACCGTTGATGCCGCCTTGTGCACAAACTGAATGTGAACGCTTGACCGGTACAAGCGAGAATAGTTTTACCGGAACACCCATCTCAGCCGACTTGATTGTCGCCATGAGTCC
This sequence is a window from Exiguobacterium mexicanum. Protein-coding genes within it:
- the sdhA gene encoding succinate dehydrogenase flavoprotein subunit, which produces MANQSLIVIGGGLAGLMATIKSAEMGVPVKLFSLVPVKRSHSVCAQGGINGAVNTKGEGDSPWQHFDDTVYGGDFLANQPPVQKMAEAAPKIIHMFDRMGVMFNRTPEGLLDFRRFGGTLHHRTAYAGATTGQQLLYALDEQVRRYEAQGLVEKYEGWEFLRAIIDEAGVCRGAVCQDLRSMEIKAFPSDAVILATGGPGVIFGKSTNSVINTGQAAGAVYRQGAVYANGEFIQIHPTAIPGDDKLRLMSESARGEGGRVWTYKDGKPWYFLEEKYPAYGNLVPRDIATREIFDVCVNQKLGVNGENMVYLDLSHKDSKELDIKLGGILEIYEKFVGDDPRKVPMKIFPAVHYSMGGLWVDYDQMTNIPGLFAAGECDYSMHGANRLGANSLLSAVYGGMEAGPAAVHYMRGLDQATESVAEALFNFNEREEIERFNDILAMDGTENAYQIHRELGELMTDNVTVVRYNDKLEATDLKLRELRERYNNISATDTARWSNQGASFIRQLDHMLDLARVITLGALKRDESRGAHYKPDFPERDDDKFMKTTMARYNAGEVDISYEEIDVSLIPPRKRDYSKKGAKTK